ACACTTCCAGGTAGGTTTTCAGGTGACAGTCCTGGGGGTCTTCTTGGCATAATCCTGCAAGAACTGAACAGCATCCACACGCAGCAGGTCACGCACCGGATCCTCAGACCATGCATGGCAAACGAGAACTCCATGGGAGCCTGCTAGTAATCCTCTCTAGGGAAACCTAAGCCTGGGTAGTTTTGCAGCAGGTCTCCTCCAAGCGTGGGCGAGGACATATCACCCCCATTGAGGGGTTCCTCCTCTCTAATCTCTTCTAGTGTCACCACTTCCTGTGTGCCCTCAAGCCACACTTTGGAATGAACCACTTTCTAACCCAGAATGATGAGCATTCACAGGCAAAGTCTGAGTGCAGCCACCAGATGGCAGCACAGACATGGCCAGAGAACTAAGAAGCCTCCTGCCTTGCAAACTCCACGCAAATAGCACGCAAATAGAGAGGCTGAACCTAGGACACCAAAGGCTACAGGGAACCTCACCCTCATGTAACTGTGGCAACCAGACAGCACAGACAGGCAGAGGCTTGGCACCTGCCCATCTGACCCCACCCCACTGGGCCTCAtgcttgcttcctgcttcctacAGCCAGTCAGCCTCAAACCCTTTGCTGTGGACTCAACTGCTGTCACTCCAGAGTCGGGGGTGGGAAGGGGCCAGCACAAGAAGTGAGTTCCTCAGAGGTCAGACTGGAGTCCAGTGAGCCTCTCTTGGGAAACCTGAGCTTGCTGGCTTCCCAGGAGGTCTCCCAGGGTGGTGGAGACACATCACCTCCCTGGAGGTAGAGGTCCCTGCTCTCGGGTCTCTTCTGGTGAGCAGGACCCTGAACCTTGTAGCTGATTCCAAAGCCAttctacatgtctgtctctggGGCAAACAGGCAGCCAGTCTCACAAGGGTGGGACTCCTCTTAGGTCCATGCCCCAGAGCATCTGAAGAATTCCACGATCTACTCACTGGCTTGCAGACATCTAACTGCCTCCTGAGGCAGGCCTAGAGAAGTGCACAGACGAAGAAGCAGTCCCCACCTCGTGGCCTCTAAGCTAAGGATGCATTCAAGGGGTGGTTGGGAGTTTGTGAGAGGCATGGAGGCTGCCACAtgttccagaggaccagaatccTACCGCAGCCTCACACCCTCTGAGATAGTCTACCATAACCCTGGCTACCTCCTAGGGTTATGGGAGGCCCTGTCACATGTTCATGGGACATGATGGACACAGTGGGAGCTGGGGTGTGGGAAGACTCCATATAGGAAGGTAGCTGCTTTCCTGGTGACCTTAGGGAATCTCAAGACTCGGAGGTGAAGAGGACGTGGAGCTCAGAGCTAAGCCACTGCATCGGCCTCCCTAGCTCCTGGGGTGAACCAGCTTGGGGACCACAAGTCACCTGAcatccttcctgttttcttcaaCAGGTCAACTGCCCGGGCCCACTGGCTAGTGTCCAGCATGTGCAGGCTTGTGCCCGGGCCCACTGGCTAGTGCCCAGCATGTgcaggcttgtgctgtaagaggTTGACCTTAGCTACCACCTGTTTGCAGCCGGTGATGGCAAATTCATGTCCAGCGACATGGTAGTAGCTGAGCTCCTCTGCCAGATGTTCTGCTAGTGCCTGCTCAGGAAAAAAGCCCTCCCCTGCCAACTCCTCTCTGAAGCAGTTGACCACATCTGGCTTGTCCAGTAGCAGGAAGGGCACGATGGCTGCAGTGTGCCACAGAGGGTGTTCACGGGCCAGGAGCTCTCGAAGACTGGTGTGTAACTCCTCCTCGGCTTGAGATTCCTCAGTCTGAGTACTGCCTGCACTGTGACGGATTGGGGGCAACATCCGTGACGCATTTTGCAGCACAAAGTGTGTGATCTCTATACCACCAGCACCACTTAAGAGTACATAGATAGCATTGTGGAAATGGTGCGAGCGCTGTGGCTGCAGGAGGTCGTGCAGCTCATCCAGCAGCATAGGTGGCAAGAGTTCAGCCTCATCCAGGACCAAGAGAGGGGTCTTCTCCTCGGCCTCAGCCTGGGCCACCACATCTGCCACACGCTGGGCCAGCTCCTTTCGGCAGTCCTGAACCGGGCGTGGCTCTGGACAGTGATATCGTGCATGGTACTGCAGAACCAAAGCACCATCCTCTAGCACTGCGCGAAAGTGGCGTGCCAGCAGACGCCCCACGTGACTCTTGCCTACACCACTGGGCCCGTGCAGTGCCAGGAGCAAGGGAtgactgtgcacatgtgtagccAGGTAGTCTCGCAGCAGGGCCATGATGCGGCCCACAGCAGCTGGCTGGCCAAACACAGAACGCTGCAGCGCCTTCTCCAGCCCGTCGAGGTCGTAACGTTGTGCATTATCGTCCAGATTCTCAATGGCGTTGAGAACCTGGAACCCCACGATGGCTACAAGCAGCAGCAGGCAGCGCTGTGCACGACTCTGCCGCTCTGTGCGGGGTCGGCACTTCCGTGAGGTTTCCGGGTAGAGCACTACCCGACTACGCCTGCGCCTCTTGCGGGGTGTCCTAGAAGTCAGCTCCGTCAGGCTGTCGAAGGTGAAGAATTTAGGTTGGTCTGGGTCGGCACGTAGAGTGCCCAAGCTGCCGGTGGGCCCAAGTGCCCCGGTCCCAGAGTCCGGCTCAGTGCCTGGCTGCAAGAGGCGCCTCTTGCGCAGGACGCAGACTCGGCGGCGCAGACGGAGCACGGCACGCACTGGCGCTATCACACATGGTCCCTTGGCCTGGGGCTCTAAGCTAGGATGGCCCTGGTCCATGGCTCAGGACCTGTGCTGGACATGCAGTTCCCCTCCCTGCAATAGGAAAATGGGAAGATTTCCTGAGTCCCCGATCTTACCCTCTGGGGATTCCTTAAGGTGCTTTCCGGCCAAATACTGGCCCCGCCTCGCCTAGCTCAGCTAAGCAGGAAGCCTAGCTCTCAGCAGGAGGGCCCCAACGCATGCAAATCTCTTGGGTCCTCTCAGAAAAGGCCTAGGCCTTGAGGAagtgcgggggtggggtgaggtgtaTAATTTATCAGACTGTTGACTTCCCTCTTAGAGGAATAAACAGAAGGTCCGTTGTCACACTGTCACCGATTAGGGGTACAGAATGGTCAAATTGGAccctacacaaacacacccagCACCTATCAGACTGTCAGAGGCTTTACAGGTCCCAAGTAGGCCCCTTGTCCCCTAAGAGTTGAGACTCTCCCCATACTTAGGCCAGTTGGTGCAATGTGCAGACAAActttaatgtttttgaaaatgGACTGTCCCTAGTCACAACCTAGACCTTTCAACCCACTCCCACCCTTAGCTCCCATCCAAGCCCAAATCTGGGGTCCCTCACCATCCTCCCAGAGAACACAagagcagaaaaatgaaaaagagccaAGGAAGGATTAGATCCTTGCCTCTGAGGAGGCTGGCCTGAATCTCTCCATATCTGCAGCTACCTACCTGCAGCTGCGCAGGCTCCTCCAGTTCAGCCACTCCCTTCCAAGGCCAGAAGCCAGCAACTCAGGAAGCAGGAAATGCTAGTCTTCCACCCAAAGGGTGAGGTGGGTGGGCCAGGGTCCGGCTGGCCCAACTCAGGCTTGAAGGGGTAGCAACTCCTGCAGGTCCCCAGGGACAGGAGCAGAGGAAGCTCTGGGGAGGTTTCCGCTTAGATGCAAAGGAAGTGAGTCAGGGGTGCTGGCAGGCGGAGCTTGGGCTGAACGGAACCGCCAGTGGGGGGAGGTCTGGTTGACTGGCCCAGAACCCCTATgcagggcagagagggaggagcccGTCCAGCAGCTCTTCCCGTAGGTTCCCTGGACTCCTGAAAGCTCAGGTCTGCCCTCTCCTGACATCGTCTCTGCCAGGATGTGCCTTTCCCTGACCCAGATAAACTGAGGAAGGGATCCAAAAGACCCTACTTAGTAAACCAGTAGAAAGCAGGCCATTTGCTCAGCCAGGTGCATCTAATCCCTTACTTTTTTCtgtgcttcccttccttcccctattCTACCGCCCACCTGCCCCTTTGCCCATTCAGCTAGACCTCTCATGGGGCAGGACCCAAGAAACAAAAGTTCTAGAGCTAGGGGTAGAACGCCTTATGGCGCAGAGCCCTTGTGGAGTGGGAGAGcagatttaaaaatgttctttgacCAAGAACTGGGAAACAGAAAAGGCTTTAGACTTTTCATGACAACCTGTTTGCCTGCAGCCCTGCCCACCTCCATGCCCATTTATGCAGGAAGGGACGTGCATGCCCCAGACTCCTCCCGTTCTGAAAGGGAGCTGGTTGTTTCCTTGGCCAGCCTGGGATTCTGAACTTTCCAGAACTCTCACAAAGTTTAGAGTGGCCCGAGTGGATAAGTGATTCCAGCTCCCTCTAGACAACTCAGCCTCACCCAtgatcaccaccacccccaatcTACACTTCACAGACTGGGTAAAATGTCAATGCAGACAGCTGACTGAGGGGAGAGGCTCTTAGAAACCTTGTTTTCTAGTCCAGAATTTCCTGACCCAAGGATACTGGGTCCTGGGGTCCTGGATCAGGCCCTGCAAGAAAGGGACAGGATAATCTCTAGGTAAGCCCAATGCTGGCCACTACTTTTCCAAGAGGCTGACCTATCGAACTCTCTAGGGCCCAGAGTCCCATTCCGGAATAGGACTAAGGAAAAGACCTGGTAAAGTGACCCACTCCGGGAGCTCACGCCCCAGAGTTACTTTTTGCAAGGATCAGGCTTTTATAGACAGAAGGTTCACAAGCCCCAGTGCCCAATCCCTGGTCCCAACCCTACTGTAAAATCCaacctcaccagccccaaaccTGACCCTTCACACCCTTTCCTTCCACAACTCCTTGAAGGCACACTTGGCCCACACTAGCAGAATCCAGCCACACAGACCTTTTGTCTCTCCCAGGCTTTAGCCTCTAGCAGTCCTTCCCTCTGCCCGGTGACCCTGCCTGGCATCCAGTCCACTCACAGCTTCTGTTCTCAGCCTAGTCCTTTCCTGTCTACCCCATGTAGCCCCAGGCACCACCCTAAGACATAAAAACAGCCCCAAGAGCCTTCGTGTGTGGGCCTTACAGTCCTGCCCTTCCTGAGTCTGCTGGGTTAAGTAGCAGCTGCCTGGATATGACACCCTCAAGTCCCAGTGTCATGAGCTTTTTACTAATGGATCACTGCCATCACCCCACAGGCACATCTCTTCCACTTTTAAAATAACCAAGCAAGCCAGCCCTGAAgggaggcacttgggaggcagacaagTAGGTGGTGGATCCGTGactctgaggacagccagggttacagagaccCTGCcgtagaaaataataataacaataacaataataataataataaaagagaatcTAGCAGCACTTCCCCCAACTGAAGGCCTGTGTT
The DNA window shown above is from Mus pahari chromosome 3, PAHARI_EIJ_v1.1, whole genome shotgun sequence and carries:
- the Tor4a gene encoding torsin-4A, whose product is MDQGHPSLEPQAKGPCVIAPVRAVLRLRRRVCVLRKRRLLQPGTEPDSGTGALGPTGSLGTLRADPDQPKFFTFDSLTELTSRTPRKRRRRSRVVLYPETSRKCRPRTERQSRAQRCLLLLVAIVGFQVLNAIENLDDNAQRYDLDGLEKALQRSVFGQPAAVGRIMALLRDYLATHVHSHPLLLALHGPSGVGKSHVGRLLARHFRAVLEDGALVLQYHARYHCPEPRPVQDCRKELAQRVADVVAQAEAEEKTPLLVLDEAELLPPMLLDELHDLLQPQRSHHFHNAIYVLLSGAGGIEITHFVLQNASRMLPPIRHSAGSTQTEESQAEEELHTSLRELLAREHPLWHTAAIVPFLLLDKPDVVNCFREELAGEGFFPEQALAEHLAEELSYYHVAGHEFAITGCKQVVAKVNLLQHKPAHAGH